In one Colletotrichum destructivum chromosome 2, complete sequence genomic region, the following are encoded:
- a CDS encoding Putative P-loop containing nucleoside triphosphate hydrolase, which yields MPKRRLCIQMSGAPGSGKSTTAKALAGPLDAVILDLDVIKTSLLDKNVPFQQAATLSYSILWALSGDVLKQGRNLIIDCTCNYEEVINRGRALAAESGFEYWYVECRPEVDIRVLDERLRSRQSMRSQRTGVERPPVDAAVSQDARQQESLFRRWIESPYRPKNNVIIVDSSQSCELCRDQIMEAMETKWHESRYEG from the coding sequence ATGCCGAAAAGAAGACTGTGTATCCAGATGTCCGGCGCCCCGGGTTCCGGCAAAAGCACGACGGCAAAAGCTCTCGCCGggcccctcgacgccgtgATTCTCGACTTGGACGTCATCAAAACCTCGCTGCTGGACAAGAACGTTCCTTTCCAACAGGCGGCGACGCTCTCCTACTCCATCCTATGGGCCCTTTCcggcgacgtcctcaagCAGGGCCGGAACCTCATCATCGACTGCACTTGCAACTACGAAGAAGTCATCAACCGGGGAAGGGCATTGGCCGCAGAGAGCGGCTTCGAGTATTGGTACGTCGAGTGCAGGCCCGAGGTCGACATACGGGTTTTGGACGAGAGGCTGCGTAGCCGACAGTCGATGAGAAGCCAGCGGACGGGTGTGGAACGACCACCGGTTGATGCCGCGGTTTCTCAAGATGCCAGACAGCAGGAGTCCCTGTTTCGGAGATGGATCGAGAGCCCGTACCGGCCGAAGAACAACGTCATTATTGTCGATTCCTCACAAAGCTGTGAGCTGTGCCGAGACCAAATCATGGAAGCAATGGAGACAAAGTGGCACGAGTCACGGTATGAAGGGTAG
- a CDS encoding Putative RTA-like protein: MRFSWLVLAPLVSALMLPSTPLPTPPTLPGTLNRRQDTTVSSAASAVPTGNFITTKHIIIPGVTNSHVNIPAKTIDLALPTCIQTIEPDANGYVPPGECGAIWNYYPSFAAAMVFAVLFGALTAIHIWQAARHKKRWCWVIIMAGIWETLAFVFRAASSRDQQSDGLYLVFQIFILLAPIWVNAFAYMTLGRMIYFYHPLRSLLHIPASTFAALFVALDIVSFAIQLAGGSMAGPTTPPAEQMKAIHIYMGGIALQEFFILIFVGLTVKFQFELRRTDGLVGVPPRRSWKPLVWALYVSLGMITVRIIYRLVEFSSGHGLENALITHEAYFYALEALPMLLAIAVFNVVHPAAFMNGPGSDMPGLVSTIKGRFAKNRGRIPLKENVEEQELTRRRFPSP; this comes from the exons ATGCGTTTCTCGTGGCTTGTCCTGGCTCCTCTCGTCTCGGCTCTCATGCTGCCATCGACTCCTTTGCCCACGCCCCCGACTCTGCCCGGGACGTTGAACAGACGACAAGACACGACGGTCTCTTCCGCAGCATCAGCCGTCCCGACGGGCAACTTCATCACGACCAAGCACATCATCATCCCCGGCGTAACCAACAGTCACGTCAACATCCCCGCCAAGaccatcgacctcgccctTCCGACGTGCATCCAGACCATCGAGCCGGACGCCAACGGCTACGTCCCGCCCGGCGAGTGCGGCGCCATCTGGAACTACTATCCCAGCTtcgcggcggccatggtgtTCGCGGTGCTCTTTGGCGCCCTAACTGCCATCCACATATGGCAGGCCGCCAGGCACAAAAAG AGATGGTGCTGGGTTATCATCATGGCGGGCATATGGGAGACGCTGGCATTCGTCTTCCGAGCCGCGAGCAGCAGGGACCAGCAAAGTGACGGCCTCTACCTCGTCTTCCAGATCTTTATCCTGCTGGCGCCCATCT GGGTCAACGCGTTCGCATACATGACCCTCGGCCGCATGATCTACTTCTACCACCCGTTGCGTTCCCTCCTGCACAtcccggcctcgacctttgCCGCACTCTTCGTGGCCCTCGACATCGTATCCTTCGCCatccagctcgccggcggctccATGGCTGgaccgacgacgccgccggcggagcAGATGAAGGCCATCCACATCTACATGGGCGGCATCGCCCTCCAGGAgttcttcatcctcatcttcgtcggGCTGACGGTGAAGTTTCAGTTCGAGCTGCGCAGGACGGACGGGCTCGTCGgggtgccgccgcggcgctcgTGGAAGCCGCTCGTGTGGGCGCTGTATGTGTCCCTGGGAATGATCACCGTCCGGATCATCTACCGCCTCGTCGAGTTCTCGTCCGGCCACGGCCTCGAAAACGCCCTCATCACCCACGAGGCGTACTTTTACGCCCTGGAAGCCCTGCCGATGCttctcgccatcgccgtaTTCAACGTGGTGCATCCTGCGGCTTTCATGAACGGCCCGGGCTCGGACATGCCCGGGCTCGTCTCGACGATCAAAGGCCGTTTTGCGAAGAACAGAGGGAGGATCCCGTTGAAGGAGAAcgtggaggagcaggagctcACTAGAAGGAGGTTCCCGAGTCCTTGA